One genomic window of Methanosarcina acetivorans C2A includes the following:
- a CDS encoding cobaltochelatase subunit CobN, with translation MSKIKYSLLLLIALFVFLLVPAVSASENQINVMYVGYGENYALKKASTTNEYSEYINFTNVNAYGSSYAASSSLLNAAESGLIEEQDVILCDMLYSPIYDSVEDALKRAHDNGTVFVDIRSENEPEFFDYVYRDSRKNPVRYYYDRMGGSGTGLDYAEKLLICLAKDYANRSDITAEWNVSLINQADWAKIKILYLGHNGCPSLELANQTNRYRDDIEFQVLEAYNEAGDGPGDELKTAAASGILEEQDILICDNLSSSIYNYDSNLFSDICNAGVYIVNIEPQDHALTWKNFFNYVYAYETNETTSGQFGGPVDYDTTIGYYYDNMGIDTGEEKNNAENLLIYLSKEYGFRPILTEDWTFEDLDEIKIMYLGPESNDALELAANNSRYSNLIEFTNIKAYDSSGDPSADLLSAAESGLIEEQDLIFCDRFSSSIYGTLNDTFWQAHTEGTAFVSFNSSGTPSYFDYVSDGLADDPICNLYRYMGTDGTVRQKNAEYLLHYLAENYANRPEITNDWDLVHIAYLGYGANSALELAEQTNPYSSGIELLNLNAYNGSSGPSDEALIAGESGLLEMQDVVVCDMLSSDIYEALGEYLEKAHANGTTVIDIYSFDPPSLAPDYVDYAYDGSENNTFCSYFLNMSAETDEGLENAENLLIYLSKTYGKNQDLTGDWSYIESSGSSIPMVGLYYPGSENESFYFEDTSTYLAWYELGAESHRSYDPERPTIGIWFHRTDIQNGYTGVVDALIRDLEDRDCNVIAGFDTFDNITEYYCDESGAPLVQCMISLKSFRLNYNNPEQGIEELENLNVSVLRGIVVEEIEYEDIADSSRGIPTDQVVRKTISPDMDGIFEYIVLGESEKNSTTGFYEYVPMPAQVDWITNRSIKWAELKRKENSEKKVVVIYYNYPSGKDNVATASYLDGVTSLCKLLEVMKENGYDIDYVPEDSDELLDRLMLQGYNAGSWAEGMLDNLVENREDWGVELVPIETYHKWFETLPEELQTSVVEKWGEPWNKSDEMDSSPMIWENSSGRYVVLPAVRCGSVWLMPQPARGFFQDEEALYHSSETPPTHQYIAFYMWLNNEFKADAIIHMGTHGTHEWLPGQACGMNRTSEWSPILLGDLPNIYPYIVANVGEGQTAEYRGNALIIDHLTPTMERAGAYAELENLTRLMQEYYGLEMNTQTKVAYQAEIIEEMDSLSLDEELGVNTTELIAYNTTEFDLFVRDVLHQYIEDIEGDYIAYGMHVLSEVPSCNSLDPQEDELTDVIRALLGSSFEANLTNAFYQEYPEGIPENDTKVNNLIWEVIRDGTDVQEAQNLVYGRSDPLVSSDLERGLGYLDSVLEPDDSELFSLVKLIVGEELRADLETAFYSNTTGYPEGIPENDTKPDDLLWKVVCESADSEEAQNQLYGWNNSSVTADLEFGADYKDQILYPHWDELAYMVRSMLGSSFESRVEAAFYSNTTEYPLGVPLTDTKVDRMIREVIVMDSNPEEAQLAVYGTTNDTISEDLLTGLEYKQRLLDSDVELERILSALDGCYIPPGPGNDPVSRTDAVPTGRNFYGINPELYPSEATWKMGKLLAQGLLVDYYEKYGDYPHKVAFSRFGVDFIQDHGTLEAEILYLLGVKPVWDDNGVVQGVELIPEEELLPSYDSSMPGRPRIDIVYVTAGMRDAFPDKIEMVDDAVKLANLAPAGNYPNYVNESTQALYDELYEEYLNETGNATEAAALAETLSTMRCYAVKDGTYELGVSNLVEASGNWDDEEAIAELYLNTMGYAYGSEIWGYESSELFAQNLADVDASVHSSTSNLYDAFDNDDFFQYFGGLNLAVYYLTGEYPEMYVSDTRDADGAEMVTLQEYLSKNLRSTYFNDKWIEGMMGSGYSGASMFSEFVDNVWGWEVTTDLISDEVWENIYETYIDDPEMQEWFDDNSPGSFQSITGRMLEAARKGYWDCDSGTLESLATAYAESVAENGATCCHHTCGNVLLTEFVEGLVSIPGFSQAMEDATTSSELDNKDPTTPSEPEEEENKSHSGSSTGKAEVVSGSGNQTQADISDVGYGTDTSQPVPDTQKTGDSNYIEGYEMQKEAIQKESPSSGMSFSGADIVGVLFVIASLSAIYIGIRRKKL, from the coding sequence ATGAGTAAAATTAAATACAGTTTATTGTTACTAATTGCACTGTTTGTTTTTTTGCTTGTACCGGCTGTTTCAGCTTCGGAAAATCAGATAAATGTAATGTATGTGGGTTACGGAGAAAATTACGCCCTGAAAAAAGCCAGCACTACGAATGAGTATAGTGAGTACATAAATTTCACTAATGTCAATGCATACGGCTCCTCCTATGCGGCCAGCTCTTCCCTGCTGAATGCAGCTGAAAGCGGGCTTATCGAAGAACAGGATGTTATATTATGCGATATGCTTTACAGTCCCATATATGATAGTGTAGAAGACGCATTAAAAAGAGCCCATGACAACGGAACCGTTTTTGTGGATATCCGGTCTGAAAATGAGCCCGAATTTTTTGATTATGTATACAGGGACTCGCGAAAAAACCCTGTTCGCTACTATTATGACAGAATGGGAGGCAGTGGAACAGGCCTTGATTATGCAGAAAAATTGCTTATCTGCCTTGCAAAGGACTATGCAAACCGGTCGGATATCACTGCCGAATGGAACGTAAGCCTCATTAATCAGGCGGACTGGGCAAAAATAAAAATCCTTTATCTGGGGCACAACGGGTGCCCTTCTCTGGAACTGGCAAACCAAACAAATCGTTACAGAGACGATATCGAGTTCCAGGTCCTTGAAGCTTACAACGAGGCAGGAGACGGCCCCGGTGACGAACTGAAAACTGCAGCCGCGAGCGGGATTCTGGAAGAGCAGGATATCCTGATCTGTGATAATCTTTCCAGTTCAATTTACAATTATGACTCAAACCTGTTTTCTGATATCTGCAACGCTGGAGTTTATATTGTAAATATTGAGCCCCAGGATCATGCATTGACCTGGAAAAATTTTTTTAATTATGTGTATGCTTATGAAACCAACGAAACAACTTCCGGGCAGTTTGGGGGACCGGTAGACTATGATACTACTATCGGTTATTACTATGACAACATGGGCATCGATACCGGAGAAGAAAAAAACAACGCGGAAAACCTGTTGATCTACCTCTCCAAAGAATACGGCTTCCGCCCGATATTAACAGAGGACTGGACTTTCGAAGACCTGGACGAAATCAAAATTATGTATCTGGGCCCGGAGTCAAACGATGCCCTTGAGCTGGCGGCCAACAACAGCCGATACAGCAATTTGATTGAGTTTACCAACATCAAGGCATACGACAGTAGCGGAGATCCCAGCGCTGATCTGCTGTCAGCAGCAGAAAGCGGACTGATCGAAGAACAGGACCTGATATTCTGTGACCGGTTTTCATCTTCAATCTACGGGACCCTGAATGATACCTTCTGGCAGGCGCACACAGAGGGAACGGCTTTTGTAAGCTTCAATTCCTCAGGCACTCCTTCTTATTTTGATTATGTTTCCGATGGCCTTGCCGATGACCCTATTTGTAATTTATATCGCTATATGGGCACTGATGGGACGGTCCGGCAGAAGAACGCCGAATACCTCCTGCACTATCTTGCGGAAAACTATGCTAACCGCCCGGAAATAACCAATGACTGGGATCTGGTTCATATAGCGTACCTGGGCTATGGAGCCAACTCTGCCCTTGAACTTGCAGAGCAGACAAACCCTTATAGCTCCGGTATCGAACTTTTGAACCTTAATGCATATAACGGCAGTTCAGGCCCGAGTGATGAGGCATTAATTGCTGGAGAATCCGGGCTTTTGGAAATGCAGGACGTTGTTGTATGTGATATGTTGAGCAGCGATATCTATGAAGCCCTCGGGGAATATTTAGAAAAAGCACATGCAAACGGGACGACAGTCATAGATATCTATTCATTTGATCCACCATCCCTTGCTCCTGACTATGTGGATTATGCTTACGACGGTTCGGAGAACAATACCTTTTGCAGTTACTTCCTCAATATGAGTGCAGAAACAGATGAAGGGCTCGAAAACGCCGAGAACTTGCTGATCTATCTCTCAAAAACATACGGCAAGAACCAGGACCTTACCGGAGACTGGTCATATATCGAAAGTTCCGGAAGCAGTATCCCGATGGTGGGGCTCTATTATCCCGGCTCTGAAAACGAGTCCTTTTATTTTGAGGACACTTCAACATACCTTGCCTGGTACGAGCTTGGTGCTGAAAGCCACAGGAGCTATGACCCTGAAAGGCCCACCATCGGGATCTGGTTCCATAGGACTGACATTCAAAACGGATATACCGGAGTTGTTGATGCCCTGATCCGGGATCTTGAAGACAGGGACTGTAATGTGATTGCAGGTTTTGACACTTTCGACAACATCACGGAGTATTACTGTGATGAAAGCGGGGCCCCCCTGGTTCAGTGCATGATTTCCCTTAAAAGTTTCAGGCTAAATTACAACAACCCCGAACAGGGAATTGAAGAACTTGAAAATCTCAATGTTTCGGTCCTGAGGGGTATTGTGGTTGAAGAAATAGAATATGAGGACATTGCAGACAGCAGCCGCGGGATTCCTACCGATCAGGTCGTCCGCAAAACTATCAGCCCTGACATGGACGGGATCTTCGAATATATTGTTCTTGGCGAGAGTGAAAAAAACAGTACCACCGGTTTTTATGAGTACGTCCCGATGCCTGCCCAGGTAGATTGGATTACGAACCGCTCCATCAAATGGGCCGAGCTCAAGCGCAAGGAGAATTCCGAAAAGAAAGTCGTAGTAATCTATTACAACTATCCTTCAGGCAAAGATAATGTCGCAACTGCAAGCTATCTTGACGGCGTAACAAGTCTATGTAAACTTCTTGAGGTTATGAAGGAAAACGGCTATGACATAGATTATGTCCCTGAAGATTCGGACGAACTTCTGGATCGGTTAATGCTTCAGGGCTACAACGCAGGGTCCTGGGCCGAAGGTATGCTCGATAACCTCGTGGAAAACAGGGAGGACTGGGGTGTTGAACTGGTTCCCATAGAAACCTACCACAAATGGTTTGAAACCCTTCCCGAAGAGCTTCAAACCTCTGTGGTAGAAAAATGGGGAGAGCCCTGGAATAAATCCGATGAGATGGACTCCAGCCCCATGATATGGGAAAACAGTAGTGGAAGATATGTTGTACTCCCGGCCGTCAGGTGCGGAAGTGTCTGGCTTATGCCTCAGCCTGCAAGAGGATTCTTCCAGGATGAGGAGGCTCTGTATCACAGCAGTGAGACCCCACCTACTCATCAGTACATTGCCTTTTACATGTGGTTAAATAACGAGTTCAAGGCGGATGCAATAATCCATATGGGGACCCACGGCACCCATGAATGGCTGCCCGGCCAGGCCTGCGGGATGAACAGGACGAGTGAATGGTCCCCTATTTTGCTCGGGGACCTTCCCAATATCTACCCCTATATCGTGGCTAATGTGGGAGAGGGGCAGACTGCAGAATATCGTGGAAATGCCCTTATTATCGACCACCTTACTCCTACTATGGAAAGGGCAGGGGCATACGCGGAACTGGAAAACCTCACAAGGCTCATGCAGGAATATTACGGGCTCGAGATGAACACTCAGACCAAAGTTGCCTACCAGGCGGAGATTATTGAAGAAATGGACAGCCTGTCCCTTGACGAGGAACTCGGAGTCAACACAACCGAACTGATTGCCTATAACACCACCGAGTTTGATCTCTTCGTAAGGGACGTTCTGCATCAGTACATTGAAGATATCGAGGGAGATTACATCGCCTATGGAATGCACGTCCTATCCGAGGTTCCTTCCTGTAACAGCCTTGACCCTCAGGAGGACGAACTTACTGACGTTATCAGAGCCCTGCTGGGCAGCAGCTTTGAGGCTAATTTGACGAATGCCTTTTATCAGGAGTATCCGGAAGGGATACCTGAGAATGATACGAAGGTCAATAACCTGATCTGGGAAGTGATACGTGACGGAACGGATGTTCAGGAAGCTCAGAACCTGGTCTACGGCCGGAGTGACCCCCTGGTAAGTTCGGACCTTGAACGGGGGCTCGGATATCTGGACTCGGTACTTGAACCCGATGATTCGGAACTGTTCTCTCTCGTCAAGCTAATCGTGGGAGAAGAACTCAGAGCTGATCTCGAAACCGCATTCTATTCAAATACCACCGGATACCCGGAAGGAATCCCGGAAAACGATACGAAACCGGATGATCTTCTCTGGAAAGTGGTTTGTGAGAGTGCAGACTCTGAAGAAGCCCAGAACCAGTTATACGGCTGGAACAATTCCTCGGTAACAGCAGATCTCGAATTCGGGGCTGATTACAAAGACCAGATCCTTTATCCCCACTGGGATGAACTGGCATACATGGTCCGTTCAATGCTCGGGAGCTCTTTTGAATCTCGAGTCGAAGCGGCTTTCTATTCGAATACCACGGAGTATCCGCTGGGAGTTCCCCTTACTGACACAAAGGTCGACAGGATGATCAGGGAAGTGATCGTCATGGATTCCAACCCTGAAGAGGCACAGCTGGCCGTCTATGGGACCACAAACGACACTATAAGCGAGGACCTGCTTACCGGGCTTGAGTACAAACAGAGACTTCTGGATTCGGATGTGGAACTGGAGCGTATTCTTTCTGCCCTCGACGGCTGCTATATCCCTCCTGGGCCCGGAAACGATCCGGTATCCCGGACGGATGCCGTCCCCACCGGCCGAAACTTTTATGGAATAAACCCGGAGCTCTATCCCTCGGAAGCCACCTGGAAGATGGGAAAACTCCTGGCCCAGGGGCTGCTAGTGGACTATTATGAGAAATATGGAGATTATCCTCACAAAGTTGCATTCTCCAGGTTCGGGGTGGACTTTATTCAGGACCACGGGACCCTTGAAGCCGAGATTCTTTACCTGCTGGGGGTAAAGCCTGTCTGGGACGATAACGGTGTAGTCCAGGGAGTGGAACTGATCCCGGAAGAAGAGCTTTTGCCCAGCTACGATTCTTCAATGCCCGGAAGACCGCGGATAGACATTGTTTACGTAACGGCCGGGATGAGGGATGCTTTTCCGGATAAAATCGAGATGGTTGATGATGCGGTAAAGCTTGCAAACCTTGCACCGGCTGGCAACTATCCGAACTATGTGAATGAAAGCACGCAGGCACTCTACGACGAACTATATGAAGAATACTTAAATGAGACCGGAAACGCCACGGAGGCTGCCGCTCTTGCGGAAACCCTTTCTACCATGCGCTGTTATGCCGTGAAAGACGGGACCTACGAGCTCGGGGTATCCAACCTGGTAGAGGCCAGCGGAAACTGGGACGATGAGGAGGCGATTGCGGAACTTTACCTGAACACCATGGGGTATGCTTACGGAAGCGAAATATGGGGTTATGAAAGTTCGGAGCTTTTTGCCCAGAACCTTGCGGATGTGGACGCCAGCGTCCATTCCTCGACATCAAACCTCTACGATGCTTTTGATAACGATGATTTCTTCCAGTATTTCGGAGGCCTGAACCTTGCGGTCTACTACCTTACCGGGGAATATCCCGAGATGTATGTCTCGGATACCAGAGACGCGGATGGCGCTGAAATGGTCACCCTGCAAGAATACCTCAGTAAAAACCTGCGTTCCACTTACTTTAACGACAAGTGGATAGAAGGCATGATGGGATCCGGGTACTCCGGTGCCTCCATGTTTTCCGAGTTTGTAGATAATGTCTGGGGCTGGGAGGTCACCACTGACCTCATCAGCGACGAGGTCTGGGAAAATATCTATGAGACCTATATCGATGACCCTGAGATGCAGGAATGGTTTGATGACAACAGCCCCGGATCATTCCAATCAATCACGGGAAGGATGCTGGAAGCTGCCCGCAAAGGTTACTGGGACTGTGACTCCGGGACTCTTGAGAGTCTTGCAACAGCATATGCCGAGTCTGTTGCAGAAAACGGGGCAACCTGCTGTCATCATACCTGCGGGAACGTCCTTCTCACCGAATTTGTGGAAGGTCTTGTATCCATACCCGGCTTCAGTCAAGCAATGGAAGATGCTACAACATCCAGTGAACTCGATAACAAAGATCCTACAACGCCCAGTGAACCTGAGGAAGAGGAAAATAAGTCCCATTCTGGCAGTAGCACTGGGAAAGCCGAAGTTGTTTCCGGCTCGGGAAACCAGACGCAAGCAGACATTTCGGATGTAGGGTACGGCACGGACACAAGCCAGCCTGTCCCGGACACACAGAAAACGGGGGACTCCAATTATATTGAAGGGTATGAGATGCAAAAAGAAGCCATCCAGAAAGAAAGTCCCTCTTCGGGGATGTCTTTTTCAGGAGCCGATATCGTGGGGGTGCTCTTTGTAATTGCAAGTCTCAGTGCAATCTATATAGGGATAAGAAGAAAGAAACTCTGA